In Notamacropus eugenii isolate mMacEug1 chromosome 1, mMacEug1.pri_v2, whole genome shotgun sequence, one genomic interval encodes:
- the ACOT8 gene encoding acyl-coenzyme A thioesterase 8 — protein sequence MSPPQESGSSEEPSGDLRSVLVTSVLNLEPLDEDLYRGRHYWVPTTQRLFGGQIVGQALVAAAKSVSEDVHVHSLHCYFVRAGDPKVPVLYQVERTRTGASFSVRSVKAMQHGKAIFICQASFQQTQPSPIQHQFSMPSIPPPEELLSYEELIDKYLRNPKLQKKCEIGLNRTAAKEVPIEIKLVDLPRPGQQKAKQMFWVRARGHIGEGDMKMHCCVAAYISDYAFLGTALLPHYHHHQVRFMVSLDHSMWFHAPFRADHWMLYECESPWAGGSRGLVHGRLWRRDGVLAVTCAQEGVIRVKQPKLENKL from the exons ATGTCACCCCCGCAGGAATCGGGGAGCTCCGAGGAGCCCTCAGGGGACCTCCGCAGCGTCTTGGTCACCAGCGTGCTCAACCTGGAGCCGCTGGATGAGGATCTGTACAG GGGGAGGCATTACTGGGTACCCACAACCCAGAGGCTCTTTGGAGGTCAGATTGTGGGACAGGCTTTGGTGGCTGCAGCCAAATCTGTGAGTGAAGATGTCCATGTTCATTCCTTGCACTGCTACTTCGTGAGGGCAG GGGACCCAAAGGTGCCGGTGTTGTACCAAGTGGAACGGACACGCACAGGAGCCAGTTTCTCTGTACGCTCAGTGAAAGCCATGCAGCATGGCAAGGCCATCTTCATCTGCCAGGCTTCATTCCAGCAGACTCAGCCCAGTCCTATACAGCACCAGTTCTCAATGCCGTCCATCCCCCCACCAGAGGAGCTTCTTAGCTATGAGGAGCTCATTGACAAATACTTACG CAACCCTAAACTACAAAAGAAGTGTGAAATAGGATTGAACCGAACTGCTGCCAAAGAAGTGCCCATTGAAATCAAGCTGGTGGATCTACCCAGGCCGGGCCAACAGAAGGCCAAGCAGATGTTCTGGGTTCGAGCTCGGGGCCACATTG GGGAAGGAGACATGAAGATGCATTGCTGTGTGGCCGCCTACATATCCGACTATGCCTTTCTGGGCACTGCCTTGCTTccccactatcaccaccaccaggTCCGATTCATGGTCTCCCTTGACCACTCCATGTGGTTCCATGCCCCGTTCCGAGCTGACCACTGGATGCTGTATGAATGTGAAAGCCCCTGGGCTG GTGGCTCTCGAGGGCTGGTTCATGGGCGTCTATGGCGACGAGATGGGGTCCTGGCCGTAACATGTGCCCAGGAGGGCGTGATCCGAGTGAAGCAGCCAAAGCTGGAGAATAAGCTGTAG
- the SNX21 gene encoding sorting nexin-21, with the protein MASRLLHRLRHALALTGEGSGEPAPGAEAEEFPESSELEEDDTEGLSTRLSGTLSFTSTEDDEDEEEEEENADLLGSGAALGRSLKSPGEDGAGEDGDRSPPADGPRGSNLLTRQLQDFWKKSKSNLVPQRLLFEVTSANVINEPPSKYVLYTIALIGPGPQEHAPAQISRRYSDFERLHRQLRQQFRGPMAAVSFPRKRLRRNFTAETIARRSRAFEQFLGHLQAVPELRQAPDLQDFFILPELRQAQRLTCTGLYREALRLWTNAWRLQTQLGTPVGAHRTLLTLVGLAVCHQELEQPSEARLSCEQALQLLGASDSHPLLGPFLEAHVRLSWRLGIDKRQSEAQLQALQEAGLTSTPPPSLKELLIREALD; encoded by the exons ATGGCCTCCCGCCTTCTGCATCGCCTGCGGCACGCCCTGGCCCTAACCGGAGAGGGCTCCGGAGAGCCGGCCCCAGGCGCGGAGGCCGAGGAATTCCCGGAAAGCTCAGAGCTCGAGGAGGATGATACCGAGGGCTTGTCCACACGTCTCAGTGGCACGTTGAGTTTCACCAGCACTGAAGATGATGAGgacgaggaggaagaggaggaaaacgCAGATCTCCTGGGATCAGGGGCTGCCCTGGGCCGAAGCCTTAAGAGTCCTGGAGAGGATGGAGCTGGGGAGGATGGAG ATCGGAGTCCCCCAGCAGATGGTCCCCGAGGCAGTAATCTCTTGACACGACAACTACAGGACTTCTGGAAAAAGTCAAAAAGTAACCTGGTACCCCAGCGGCTGCTCTTTGAAGTGACCAGTGCCAATGTCATCAATGAGCCCCCCTCCAAGTACGTG CTCTACACCATCGCCCTGATAGGCCCTGGGCCTCAGGAACATGCGCCAGCTCAGATTTCCCGGCGCTACTCCGACTTTGAACGACTACATCGGCAACTTCGGCAGCAGTTCCGTGGTCCTATGGCTGCAGTTTCCTTTCCCCGAAAACGTCTACGAAGGAATTTTACTGCTGAGACTATTGCTCGCCGTAGTCGGGCCTTTGAACAATTCCTGGGGCACCTACAGGCTGTGCCCGAGCTTCGTCAGGCACCTGACCTTCAGGACTTCTTCATTCTACCTGAGCTTCGACAGGCACAGAGGCTGACCTGCACTGGCCTCTACCGGGAGGCCCTACGGCTCTGGACTAATGCCTGGCGCTTGCAGACCCAACTGGGCACTCCAGTAGGTGCCCATCGGACGCTGTTGACTCTGGTAGGCCTGGCTGTGTGCCACCAAGAGCTGGAGCAACCCAGTGAGGCTCGACTGAGTTGTGAGCAGGCATTGCAGCTGCTGGGGGCTAGTGATTCCCATCCCCTGCTGGGACCTTTTCTTGAGGCTCATGTTCGCTTGTCTTGGCGGCTTGGCATTGACAAGCGCCAGTCAGAGGCCCAGCTCCAGGCCCTGCAAGAAGCTGGCCTCACCTCCACTCCACCCCCTAGCCTCAAGGAACTGCTCATCAGGGAGGCTCTGGACTAA